The following coding sequences lie in one Synechococcus sp. PCC 7336 genomic window:
- a CDS encoding type II toxin-antitoxin system Phd/YefM family antitoxin, whose amino-acid sequence MLAKTLSYSQARANFAETLNDVEDNRSIVIVRRANRPGVALISADELSSMMETVHLLRSPANARRLFDAIDRAEAEEGEPCPDIHALARELGFGQEES is encoded by the coding sequence GTGCTAGCTAAAACCTTGAGCTACAGTCAGGCCCGCGCTAATTTTGCAGAAACTTTGAATGATGTAGAAGACAATCGCTCTATTGTCATTGTTCGACGCGCCAATCGGCCAGGGGTTGCTCTAATCTCAGCCGATGAACTCAGTAGCATGATGGAAACCGTTCACCTGCTGAGATCGCCTGCTAACGCCCGTCGCCTTTTCGATGCCATCGATCGCGCTGAGGCAGAGGAAGGGGAACCCTGTCCCGATATTCATGCACTGGCTCGGGAGCTGGGTTTTGGCCAAGAAGAAAGCTAA
- a CDS encoding Txe/YoeB family addiction module toxin, translating into MAKKKAKLNPSADTWEIILDRNFREDLQYWVRQDRKLTLRLLALVDAIATDPFAGIGKPELLKHFRPNLWSRRLTQEHRVVYLVGDRKVYLLGARYHY; encoded by the coding sequence TTGGCCAAGAAGAAAGCTAAGCTCAATCCTTCAGCAGATACCTGGGAGATTATTCTCGACCGAAATTTCAGAGAAGATTTGCAATATTGGGTGCGGCAGGATCGAAAACTGACGCTGAGGTTACTGGCTCTAGTGGATGCGATCGCCACTGACCCGTTTGCTGGCATTGGCAAGCCCGAACTCCTCAAGCACTTTAGGCCGAATCTTTGGTCTAGACGGCTTACGCAAGAACATCGGGTCGTTTACCTCGTAGGAGACCGGAAGGTTTATCTGTTGGGAGCGCGGTACCACTACTGA
- a CDS encoding fatty acyl-AMP ligase — protein MDSDRLEINSIISDLPLVRFLKNCQEFPDFVCGNLLSCEGNIQAKITFSDWQNKAVRIALALRERGVQVGDRVVLSLPTSEAFLVVFKALWLLRAVPVPLPELSSIAKKGVFFERIVHVAGDCSPAGFVVLESARVLLKEMEGDYPILSTFQAWTWEDLLLSDPEAELDLDSVVTHTTKETKALIQYTSGSTGHPNGVIVTQGMLQANIQAMGDVANISRQDKLLKWMPLYHDMGLIGGILFPPYFRVPFYLLPTTFFLSSPTVWLRAISRYSITISSGPNFAYSLCARCIRPNRIPNLNLSSWRLAHNGAEPIDVKTIESFSQKFSPYGFSESAMYPVYGMAEATLAIAFPKPGQDIRVDLVSRKAIVEESKAIPASPEEQNAISYVSTGTCIPGHVLTIREPFGERILQEREVGEICFSGPSVTPGYYKQIEHGSEQISELRTGDLGYLSNGELFVVDRLKDVIQVAGANYYPFDIERQVQQIPGIRLGRIAAFDIPAKGTGTNSLVIIAEGKRAIQATAILDAVAAVKSRVYNSHGIIPYDIMLTEPKSIPLTSSGKIRRRKCRELYLEGKLIPLAQISA, from the coding sequence TTGGATAGCGATCGCCTAGAAATAAACTCTATTATCTCGGATCTTCCTTTAGTTAGATTTCTGAAAAATTGTCAGGAATTTCCTGATTTTGTGTGTGGTAATCTCTTAAGCTGCGAAGGAAATATACAAGCCAAAATAACTTTTAGTGACTGGCAGAACAAAGCAGTTCGGATTGCTTTAGCCCTCCGAGAGCGGGGAGTTCAAGTAGGTGATAGAGTCGTTTTATCTCTTCCTACTTCAGAAGCATTTTTGGTTGTTTTCAAGGCTCTTTGGCTACTTAGGGCAGTGCCAGTTCCCTTGCCGGAACTTTCATCCATAGCTAAGAAAGGCGTCTTTTTCGAACGAATTGTCCACGTTGCTGGTGACTGTTCCCCTGCCGGATTCGTCGTTCTGGAGTCAGCGAGGGTTCTTCTGAAAGAAATGGAGGGAGATTATCCTATTCTTTCTACTTTTCAGGCGTGGACTTGGGAAGATTTGCTATTATCCGATCCTGAAGCTGAGCTCGACCTAGATTCGGTAGTCACTCACACGACTAAAGAGACGAAGGCTTTAATTCAATATACTTCTGGTAGCACAGGCCATCCTAATGGGGTCATCGTAACCCAGGGGATGCTTCAGGCAAACATTCAAGCGATGGGAGATGTAGCGAATATCTCCAGGCAGGATAAATTACTCAAATGGATGCCCTTATATCATGATATGGGCTTAATCGGCGGTATTTTATTCCCACCCTACTTCCGAGTACCTTTCTATTTGCTTCCAACTACTTTCTTTTTATCCAGTCCGACTGTTTGGTTGCGGGCAATCTCGAGATATTCTATCACTATATCGTCGGGGCCTAATTTTGCATATAGTCTTTGTGCTCGCTGCATTCGGCCCAATAGAATTCCGAACCTGAATCTTTCAAGTTGGCGTCTGGCTCATAATGGTGCGGAGCCTATCGACGTTAAAACCATTGAATCTTTCAGCCAGAAATTCTCGCCATACGGATTTTCTGAATCTGCAATGTATCCCGTCTACGGCATGGCCGAGGCAACCCTTGCCATCGCTTTTCCCAAGCCTGGTCAAGATATTCGTGTCGATCTCGTCAGCCGGAAAGCAATCGTCGAAGAAAGCAAGGCTATTCCTGCTAGCCCTGAAGAACAAAATGCGATCTCGTATGTATCGACTGGCACATGCATTCCTGGGCATGTCTTAACAATTAGAGAACCCTTCGGCGAGAGAATTCTGCAAGAGCGTGAGGTGGGAGAAATCTGCTTCTCTGGCCCGTCTGTTACACCTGGATATTATAAGCAAATTGAACATGGGTCCGAACAGATTTCCGAACTTCGTACTGGTGATTTGGGATATCTATCTAATGGTGAATTATTTGTCGTCGATCGCCTAAAAGATGTTATCCAGGTTGCGGGCGCCAACTATTATCCCTTTGATATCGAAAGGCAGGTTCAACAAATTCCAGGCATCCGCTTGGGTCGTATTGCCGCTTTCGACATTCCAGCCAAAGGAACTGGTACAAACTCATTGGTAATTATTGCTGAAGGGAAAAGGGCAATTCAAGCTACCGCAATCTTAGATGCAGTGGCGGCAGTAAAATCTAGAGTGTATAACAGCCATGGAATCATACCTTATGACATCATGCTCACTGAGCCCAAGAGCATTCCTCTTACTTCTAGCGGTAAAATCAGACGTAGAAAGTGCCGAGAACTTTATCTTGAGGGTAAGTTAATTCCATTGGCACAAATATCTGCATAA
- a CDS encoding SDR family NAD(P)-dependent oxidoreductase — MKQVAVVTGASGGIGREIVEKLLTLGLKVFITDLHEDCLSLLQQQLSDLGFLEDVLYYPIDVKSRESIQCAYEFVLESWGRVDVLVNNAGVFESSPILEISDTSFDEVLDVNLLGAFRMSQIFVRDMLDRKSGKIINMGSVAGIKGTALAGHYAASKAALTALSRSMALEWANYNVQVNVVLPGYINTPMLGDREKPLSALAKWRIPSKRLGHPREVAEVVGFLALAESTYLTGSEITVDGGLSLG, encoded by the coding sequence ATGAAGCAAGTAGCAGTTGTAACAGGTGCTTCCGGGGGGATTGGTAGAGAAATTGTGGAGAAACTACTTACCTTAGGTCTCAAAGTCTTTATCACAGATCTTCATGAAGATTGTCTCAGTTTACTGCAACAACAACTCTCTGATTTAGGCTTTCTTGAGGATGTTCTTTACTACCCAATAGACGTGAAAAGCCGTGAATCAATACAATGTGCCTATGAGTTTGTCTTAGAGAGCTGGGGAAGAGTTGACGTTCTAGTTAATAATGCAGGTGTTTTTGAGAGTAGTCCCATTCTTGAAATTAGCGATACATCATTTGACGAAGTCCTGGATGTTAACCTTCTTGGCGCATTTCGGATGTCTCAAATTTTTGTTCGAGATATGCTTGACCGAAAATCGGGGAAGATTATCAATATGGGATCTGTTGCTGGCATTAAAGGAACTGCCCTAGCTGGTCATTATGCTGCTAGTAAAGCTGCCCTTACCGCTCTTTCAAGGTCTATGGCACTTGAATGGGCTAACTATAATGTTCAAGTCAATGTGGTTCTTCCTGGGTATATTAATACTCCAATGTTGGGCGATCGGGAAAAACCCCTTAGTGCACTTGCAAAATGGAGAATACCTAGCAAACGACTCGGACACCCAAGGGAAGTCGCTGAAGTAGTGGGATTTCTAGCCTTAGCTGAATCAACTTATCTGACAGGTTCTGAAATTACTGTTGATGGAGGACTTAGTCTTGGATAG
- a CDS encoding ferritin-like domain-containing protein: MLATLREELPRQEHSPGYNYFFRDKKLEKILHESLHDSCNIFDDFAWDTSFDASKIGSDCTHSSITGLPEFKKLTKHQQSELKAKELIYHVSNLLAGEHKAVSLAAKIMTECPQDSLDIVYCGTAILSDERNHFMALLRYLQDKVGFHYKPHPKLQATFDTLLAEESYEIKLFVSQIALEWTASSLLSSLLMKNPEPLLKQILVRIIKDESRHLAFNRWVFNHMQSEQLSRLKRSLEDLFFESLVAITASFFAIPVWKEYELSKSECINYTARDLEQRGVLRFYSQVLPRQLSRCNIYSDRLMSLIENNLLKKVIEAHYSYEPSVFVGNVR, from the coding sequence ATGTTAGCGACACTTCGGGAAGAACTGCCTCGTCAAGAACATTCTCCAGGCTATAACTATTTCTTCCGAGATAAAAAGCTTGAGAAGATATTACATGAGTCACTGCATGATTCATGCAATATTTTTGACGATTTTGCATGGGACACATCTTTTGATGCCAGCAAAATTGGCAGTGATTGTACTCATAGCTCAATCACAGGACTGCCTGAGTTTAAAAAGCTCACTAAACATCAGCAATCAGAATTAAAAGCTAAGGAGTTGATTTACCACGTCAGTAATTTATTGGCAGGAGAGCATAAAGCAGTCTCATTAGCAGCTAAAATCATGACTGAATGCCCTCAGGATAGTTTGGACATTGTTTACTGTGGAACGGCGATCTTGAGTGATGAAAGGAATCACTTTATGGCTTTGCTACGGTATTTACAGGATAAGGTTGGCTTTCATTACAAGCCCCACCCCAAACTGCAAGCAACCTTTGATACGCTCTTGGCGGAAGAATCTTACGAAATCAAGCTATTTGTTTCACAAATAGCACTCGAATGGACTGCTTCATCGTTGTTATCTTCTCTCCTGATGAAAAACCCAGAACCTCTACTCAAGCAGATTTTAGTCCGCATCATTAAGGATGAGAGCCGTCACTTAGCCTTCAATCGATGGGTATTTAACCACATGCAATCAGAACAATTATCGAGATTGAAGCGATCGCTAGAAGATCTATTCTTTGAGTCATTAGTTGCGATTACAGCTTCATTTTTTGCTATTCCGGTCTGGAAAGAATATGAACTTTCAAAATCTGAATGCATTAATTATACGGCAAGAGATCTCGAGCAGAGAGGCGTACTTCGATTTTATAGCCAAGTCTTGCCTAGGCAATTATCACGGTGTAATATCTACTCAGATCGCTTGATGAGTTTGATTGAAAATAACTTACTCAAAAAAGTGATCGAAGCTCATTATTCTTATGAACCATCTGTATTTGTGGGGAATGTTCGATGA
- a CDS encoding enoyl-CoA hydratase/isomerase family protein, which produces MKDAFTIRQQGEILFLEIASPNSVVNVFTREAACQLNQIFDDIDSSTKLIVFRSKKPFSFLNGAELVLAKSVQKVEDIDILSSEIRSAFERVANSDIPTVAAIEGNCYGCGAEFTLCCDYRVASDSYDTHYYMTELCDYYLLPLFGSLERLPQLVGMRAAVDLLLWGHKYRAEEALSCGLIDAAFPAKDFKTYLDSYLEDLMESSSSHQLRSKAENRSENIHWSPIDRELTLKKIESLAPDKQFLYKTCFEILCDAASYKSSSEEIERRTTEGLFKLLSAEAAKKATSFFFIKTMARVSTLGTSSIIPESHVEISVPRLSQDPFQELLSKSKLRGLNVNSLDDFQTKEESDRISFSIHSSTGKKQLVSAYCSHYKEFTSADRISLYFPAYDKVELCEVFLAKDQLHLVKPFLLFLHHLGWQVIVNLKKDESILNLFIDAYTNFLEKVSGRGKDVEDFNHTMWCFGFDFLPSDIVSHFHLGSTLSWNHCFSSGNERSELLFEFLSDLFEVGKVCIDKGLLKHSSQIDLIIRALFGFPLSKGSFSAYMSSYLLRGRLAA; this is translated from the coding sequence ATGAAAGACGCATTCACAATTCGGCAGCAAGGGGAGATTCTTTTTCTTGAGATAGCTTCTCCTAACTCTGTGGTCAATGTTTTCACTAGAGAAGCTGCTTGTCAGCTCAATCAGATCTTTGATGACATTGATTCAAGCACTAAACTAATTGTTTTTAGGAGTAAAAAGCCATTTAGCTTCCTCAACGGAGCTGAATTAGTCCTAGCAAAATCAGTTCAAAAAGTTGAAGATATTGACATCTTATCCAGTGAAATTAGATCTGCTTTTGAGAGGGTTGCTAATTCTGACATCCCTACAGTTGCAGCTATTGAAGGTAATTGTTATGGATGTGGGGCTGAATTTACACTCTGCTGCGATTATAGAGTTGCATCTGATTCATATGACACACACTATTATATGACAGAGCTGTGTGACTATTACCTGCTGCCTCTGTTTGGATCTTTAGAAAGATTGCCACAATTAGTGGGTATGCGTGCCGCTGTAGATCTCCTCTTATGGGGACATAAGTACCGTGCAGAAGAAGCTCTTAGCTGTGGCTTGATTGATGCAGCATTTCCAGCTAAAGATTTCAAAACGTACCTCGATTCTTACCTAGAAGACCTTATGGAAAGCTCTTCTAGTCATCAGCTTCGATCGAAAGCTGAAAACCGATCTGAAAATATTCACTGGAGTCCCATAGATCGAGAGCTTACGCTTAAGAAAATTGAATCCCTAGCACCCGACAAGCAATTCCTATACAAAACCTGCTTTGAAATTCTATGCGATGCTGCATCATACAAATCTAGTTCTGAAGAAATAGAACGAAGGACAACAGAGGGCCTATTCAAGTTACTGTCTGCTGAGGCCGCAAAGAAAGCAACATCATTTTTCTTCATTAAAACAATGGCAAGAGTCTCGACCTTAGGGACATCAAGTATTATCCCAGAAAGTCATGTTGAGATATCTGTACCTCGTTTATCTCAAGACCCATTCCAGGAACTGCTTTCTAAAAGCAAGCTTCGAGGTTTGAATGTTAACTCCCTTGATGATTTTCAAACCAAAGAAGAATCCGATCGGATCTCATTTTCTATACACAGTTCGACAGGCAAGAAGCAACTAGTTTCTGCTTATTGTAGCCACTATAAAGAATTCACTTCTGCAGATAGGATCTCACTTTATTTTCCTGCCTATGACAAAGTTGAACTTTGCGAAGTGTTTCTAGCCAAAGACCAATTGCATCTAGTAAAACCGTTTCTACTGTTTCTCCATCACTTAGGGTGGCAAGTAATTGTCAATCTAAAGAAAGATGAGAGTATCTTAAATCTTTTTATTGATGCATACACTAACTTTCTAGAAAAAGTCTCTGGTCGAGGAAAAGATGTAGAAGACTTCAATCATACAATGTGGTGTTTTGGTTTCGACTTTCTTCCTAGTGATATTGTCAGCCATTTTCATCTGGGTTCGACTCTCTCTTGGAATCATTGCTTTTCATCAGGAAATGAGCGATCGGAACTCCTGTTTGAGTTTTTATCCGATCTGTTTGAAGTTGGGAAAGTGTGTATCGACAAAGGTCTGTTAAAGCATAGCTCACAGATCGATCTAATCATCAGAGCACTGTTTGGTTTTCCTTTATCTAAAGGGAGCTTTAGTGCCTATATGTCTTCCTACTTATTGAGAGGGAGATTGGCGGCATGA